The genomic interval GCCGCCGCCATCGCCCTGACCAAATCCGAAGCGGGCCAGTTCTTCAAGAACGACATGGTCTACATGGAGAAATACCTGGAGAACCCGCGCCACATCGAGATCCAGGTGCTGGCAGACGGCCAGGGTACCGCCCTCTACCTGGGTGAGCGGGACTGCTCCATGCAGCGCCGTCACCAGAAGGTGGTGGAAGAGGCGCCGGCACCCGGCATCACCGAAGAGATGCGCAAGTTCATCGGTGAGCGCTGCGTGCGCGCCTGTCTCGAAATCGGCTACCGCGGTGCCGGTACTTTCGAGTTCCTGTACGAGAACGGCGAGTTCTACTTCATCGAGATGAACACCCGGATCCAGGTCGAACACCCGGTCACCGAGATGGTCACCGGCGTGGATCTCATCAAGGAGCAGCTGCGCATCGCCGCCGGCCAGCCCCTGTCGATCACCCAGCAGGACATCCGCCTCCGTGGCCATGCCATCGAATGCCGGATCAACGCCGAGGATCCGGCCACCTTCATGCCGTCTCCAGGTCTCATCCAGCGCTTCCACGCGCCGGGTGGTCTGGGGGTGCGCTGGGAATCCCACATCTATGCGGGTTACAAGGTGCCGCCCTACTACGACTCCATGATCGGCAAGCTGATCTGTTACGGCGAGAACCGTGACATCGCCATCGCCCGCATGCGTCACTCTCTCGACGAGCTGGTGGTGGAAGGGATCAAGACCAACATCGCCCTGCAAAAAGAGATCATGAAGGACGAGAACTTCCAGCACGGTGGTACCAACATCCACTACCTGCACAAGAAGTTGGGTCTGTAAGAGGTGCCAGGACCCGATAACTTGCCGCACGGTGGCATTAACAGCCACCATCTGCACAAGAAGTTGGGTCTGTAAGGACTCTTCAACAGAGATTGTCCGGTCCCTCCGGATCGGCAACGAAAAAAGGGCCATGGCGACATGGCCCTTTTTTGTTATCCTTGCGCCCCTCAAAATTGTCGGAGGCCAAGGTGGATCGTTTCGCGCTCGCCCGTCGGGAAGCAGCCCTCTGTCTGCTGCTGACCCTGCTCTATTTCGTTGCCTGGTATGGCACCGCTTACTTCATCCCGGAAGAGCTGGAACTCTGGGATATGCCGCTCTGGTTCCTGCTCAGCTGCATGCTGATGCCACTGCTGTTCATCGGCCTGTGCGCGCTCATGGTGGACCGCCTCTTCATCGACATTCCTCTGGACACCGAGGAGCCTCCCCATGAATCTTGAGCCGAGCTCGCGCTGCGAACCCATGACGCCCCGGTTGAGCGAAATCAACCTGTCTATCGACACAACGCTCGACACAGAGGGAGCTCTTCATGAATCTTGAGCTGATGCTGCCGCTCTTCATCTATCTGGTGCTGGTGCTGGGGGTCGGCTTCTGGGCCGGTCGCCACCGCGCCGGTGGTGACTTCGTGCAGGAGTACTTCATCGGCAACCGCAGCATGGGTGGCCTGGTGCTGGCCATGACCCTGGTGGCCACTTACACCTCGGCCTCCTCCTTTATCGGCGGGCCGGGCGCCGCCTACAAGATAGGCCTGGGCTGGGTGCTGCTGGCGATGATCCAGCTGCCCACCGTCTGGCTCACCCTGGGGGTGCTTGGCAAGAAGTTCGCCATCATAGCCCGCCGGGTCAATGCGGTGACCATCAACGACATGCTGTGGGCCCGCTACCGCAGCAAGTGGGTGGTGGTGCTGGGCTCGGTGACCATCATCCTCGCCTTTATCGCCACCATGGTGGTGCAGTTCATCGGCGGCGCCCGCCTGCTGGAAACCGCCACCGGCCTCAGCTACCAGCAGGGGCTCTTCCTGTTTGCCAGCTGCGTGCTGCTCTACACGGTGATCGGCGGCTTTCGCGCCGTGGTGATGACGGATGCCCTTCAGGGCATCATCATGCTGATAGGGACCGGCGCTTTACTGGCGGGGATCCTGATTGCCGGTGACGGCCTGCCGAACCTCATCCACCAGCTCAAGGTGATAGATCCCAAGCTGGTGAGCCCGACCGGCGCCGGTGACATGCTGACCCAACCCTTCATGCTGAGCTTCTGGATCCTGGTCTGTGTCGGCGTGGTGGGGCTGCCCCACTCTGCCCTGCGCTGCTTCGGCTACCGCGACAGCAAGGCGCTGCACAGAGGCATCCTCATCGGTACAGTGGTCAGCGCCCTGCTGATGCTGGGCATGCACCTCGCCGGCGCCCTGGGCCGCGCCATCCTGCCCGGCATGGACAGCCCGGACAAGATCATGCCCTCCCTGATGA from Aeromonas rivipollensis carries:
- the accC gene encoding acetyl-CoA carboxylase biotin carboxylase subunit — translated: MLDKVVIANRGEIALRILRACKELGIKTVAVHSTADRELKHVLLADETICIGKPASGESYLNVPAIIAAAEVTGAVAIHPGYGFLSENADFAEVVEKSGFIFIGPRAETIRLMGDKVSAIEAMKKAGVPCVPGSDGPVDNDAKRNATIAKRIGYPVIIKAAGGGGGRGMRVVRNESELAAAIALTKSEAGQFFKNDMVYMEKYLENPRHIEIQVLADGQGTALYLGERDCSMQRRHQKVVEEAPAPGITEEMRKFIGERCVRACLEIGYRGAGTFEFLYENGEFYFIEMNTRIQVEHPVTEMVTGVDLIKEQLRIAAGQPLSITQQDIRLRGHAIECRINAEDPATFMPSPGLIQRFHAPGGLGVRWESHIYAGYKVPPYYDSMIGKLICYGENRDIAIARMRHSLDELVVEGIKTNIALQKEIMKDENFQHGGTNIHYLHKKLGL
- a CDS encoding YhdT family protein: MDRFALARREAALCLLLTLLYFVAWYGTAYFIPEELELWDMPLWFLLSCMLMPLLFIGLCALMVDRLFIDIPLDTEEPPHES
- the panF gene encoding sodium/pantothenate symporter → MNLELMLPLFIYLVLVLGVGFWAGRHRAGGDFVQEYFIGNRSMGGLVLAMTLVATYTSASSFIGGPGAAYKIGLGWVLLAMIQLPTVWLTLGVLGKKFAIIARRVNAVTINDMLWARYRSKWVVVLGSVTIILAFIATMVVQFIGGARLLETATGLSYQQGLFLFASCVLLYTVIGGFRAVVMTDALQGIIMLIGTGALLAGILIAGDGLPNLIHQLKVIDPKLVSPTGAGDMLTQPFMLSFWILVCVGVVGLPHSALRCFGYRDSKALHRGILIGTVVSALLMLGMHLAGALGRAILPGMDSPDKIMPSLMMEVLPPWLAGVFLAAPMAAIMSTIDSQLIQASATLVKDLYLNYLNPRQEKLEVRIPRLSLLCTLILGTLVLLAALQPPEMIIWLNLLAFGGLQAVFLWPLVLGLYWSRANGPGALASMVSGIVCYGALSQWGIKLAGLHAIVPSLGLGLVAFILVSLLTPAPDQSVRRLFDQK